From a region of the Fischerella sp. JS2 genome:
- the cobG gene encoding precorrin-3B synthase, which translates to MYLSSISVPCPGVFYSTSARDGTLFRIRIPGGIVTTGQFRIVADLAEKFGAGYVNITNRANLQIREVRTQITSEVLHLLQDIGLASPTPGVDHLRNIMGSPTAGIDSEELIDTRSLIRKLDHYISSHAELAPLSPKFSIAIDGGGALKVCDRPNDIILTAVELGTQIYFHLKLNLGESFTNTSILLQPQECIDVVGAIAKVYLQHSAIKKENVTPYRKSPKIRLFEVLHNLGIERFLQEVESHLSYPLLRLPHSLGGLEIASSHPHLTRYLHLGVHPQRQQELSYIGVVLPLGKLETWQIQGLADIAQGYGSGTLRLTPWLNLLLTDIPQQYIHEVKSKIENLNLHWSATKIYSALVACAGSTGCASSATDTKNHALKLAEYLDQRVSLNQPVNIHFTGCPKSCAQHNNSDITLLGVSEDKYQVHVGDSDHESKFGRVLYQAVHFPQLPPLIEKILQVYIAKRLTRHESLREFANRHSIAQLQRMVEEGGEV; encoded by the coding sequence GTGTATTTATCGTCAATTTCTGTCCCTTGTCCTGGTGTTTTTTACAGTACGTCCGCGCGAGACGGCACACTATTTCGTATCCGAATTCCCGGAGGAATAGTCACTACTGGGCAGTTTCGGATTGTCGCTGATTTAGCAGAGAAATTCGGTGCAGGCTACGTTAACATTACTAACCGTGCCAACTTACAAATTCGCGAAGTTCGTACACAAATAACTTCTGAAGTTCTGCACCTACTCCAAGACATTGGTTTAGCCTCACCAACTCCAGGTGTTGATCATCTGCGTAACATCATGGGTAGTCCGACAGCAGGTATTGATTCCGAGGAATTGATTGATACGCGATCGCTCATTCGTAAATTGGATCATTATATCAGTAGCCATGCTGAACTTGCCCCGCTCTCACCCAAGTTCAGCATTGCAATTGATGGTGGAGGCGCGCTAAAGGTGTGCGATCGCCCCAACGATATCATTTTGACTGCTGTGGAACTCGGTACACAAATATATTTTCACCTCAAGCTGAATTTAGGCGAATCATTTACAAACACAAGCATATTACTGCAACCCCAAGAATGTATAGATGTAGTAGGTGCGATCGCCAAAGTCTATTTGCAACACTCTGCAATCAAGAAAGAGAATGTTACACCCTACCGCAAATCACCCAAAATTCGTTTATTTGAGGTTCTGCATAACTTGGGTATAGAAAGATTTCTCCAAGAAGTAGAAAGTCATCTTTCTTACCCTTTGCTGCGACTTCCCCACTCCCTTGGGGGATTGGAGATAGCGAGTTCTCATCCACACTTAACTCGCTATCTCCACCTTGGTGTCCACCCCCAAAGACAACAAGAACTTTCCTATATTGGTGTTGTGCTACCACTAGGTAAATTGGAAACATGGCAAATCCAGGGTTTAGCGGATATTGCCCAGGGTTACGGTAGTGGTACACTCAGGCTTACACCTTGGCTGAATCTACTGTTAACAGATATTCCCCAACAGTATATTCACGAAGTTAAAAGCAAAATAGAAAACCTGAATTTGCATTGGTCTGCAACTAAAATATATAGCGCCCTAGTTGCTTGTGCTGGTAGTACAGGATGTGCATCCTCAGCCACGGATACAAAAAATCACGCCCTCAAGTTAGCTGAGTATCTAGATCAACGCGTTTCTCTCAATCAACCTGTGAATATTCACTTCACAGGATGTCCAAAATCCTGCGCCCAACACAACAATAGCGATATCACTCTCTTAGGTGTTAGCGAGGACAAGTATCAGGTACACGTTGGAGATAGTGATCATGAAAGCAAATTCGGACGAGTACTTTACCAAGCTGTGCATTTTCCACAATTACCTCCATTAATAGAAAAAATTCTCCAAGTTTATATTGCAAAACGCCTCACTCGCCATGAATCTCTGAGAGAATTCGCCAACCGACATAGTATTGCACAGTTGCAACGGATGGTTGAGGAAGGTGGGGAGGTGTGA
- a CDS encoding precorrin-8X methylmutase: MTIDYIRDGNEIYRQSFAMIRAEANLSVLPPDVAKVAVRLIHACGMTDIVDDLVASSTAVVSGRTAIAAGASILCDCRMVAEGITRKRLPADNVVICTLNHPQVPELAQKLQNTRSAAALELWRTHLEGSVVAIGNAPTALFRLLEMLDAGAPKPALILGFPVGFVGAAESKAALAADSRGVPFMTLKGRRGGSAIAAAAVNALATEKE, translated from the coding sequence ATGACCATTGACTACATTCGAGATGGAAATGAAATATATCGTCAGTCCTTTGCCATGATTCGGGCTGAGGCAAATTTATCTGTGCTTCCTCCAGATGTAGCGAAGGTGGCAGTGCGTTTGATTCACGCTTGTGGTATGACTGATATTGTTGATGATTTAGTCGCTTCATCTACTGCTGTTGTATCTGGACGCACAGCGATCGCAGCTGGCGCATCGATTTTGTGTGATTGTCGCATGGTGGCAGAAGGAATAACCCGTAAGCGGCTACCAGCAGACAATGTAGTGATTTGTACTCTCAATCACCCTCAAGTGCCAGAACTCGCCCAAAAGCTGCAAAATACTCGTTCTGCTGCGGCTTTAGAATTGTGGAGAACCCACCTAGAAGGATCTGTAGTAGCCATTGGTAACGCACCTACTGCCCTATTTCGACTCTTGGAAATGCTGGATGCAGGCGCACCCAAACCCGCATTGATTCTCGGTTTTCCAGTTGGGTTTGTGGGGGCCGCAGAGTCAAAAGCAGCACTAGCAGCAGATAGCCGTGGTGTGCCATTTATGACATTAAAGGGAAGGCGAGGAGGAAGTGCGATCGCAGCTGCCGCAGTTAACGCCCTAGCAACGGAGAAGGAATAA
- a CDS encoding precorrin-2 C(20)-methyltransferase: MKGRLYGVGVGPGDPELLTIKALRLLKTCPVVAYQSAEDKESIARGIVAEYLPGNQIEVKYHLPRAIDPYAAQPIYDQVVTPIAEHLAAGRDVVVLCEGDPLFYGSFMYVFTRLSDQFETEVVPGVSSPMGCASALSVPLSYRDDVFSVLPATLPAETLKAQLLNADAAAIIKLRRHFAKVRDVLHHLDLASRARYIERGTMINQKIISLDEVDPDQVPYFSMILVPSQSRL, encoded by the coding sequence ATGAAAGGTCGTCTTTATGGTGTTGGTGTTGGGCCTGGAGATCCAGAACTATTGACTATTAAGGCATTACGCTTGTTAAAGACTTGTCCGGTGGTTGCCTATCAATCAGCAGAAGACAAAGAAAGTATCGCCAGAGGTATCGTAGCTGAATATCTCCCCGGCAATCAAATCGAAGTCAAGTATCATCTTCCCCGTGCCATCGATCCTTACGCAGCACAACCAATTTACGACCAAGTTGTTACACCTATTGCTGAACATCTCGCAGCCGGACGGGACGTAGTAGTGTTGTGTGAAGGAGATCCGTTATTTTACGGTTCTTTTATGTATGTATTTACACGTCTATCTGACCAATTTGAAACAGAAGTTGTACCAGGAGTTTCCTCACCGATGGGGTGTGCTTCTGCATTGTCAGTACCCCTGAGTTATCGCGACGATGTTTTTAGCGTATTACCAGCCACCCTACCCGCCGAAACTCTCAAAGCACAATTGTTAAATGCCGATGCCGCTGCAATTATTAAACTGCGGCGACATTTTGCGAAAGTCCGGGATGTGTTGCATCACTTGGATTTGGCATCACGGGCGCGTTACATTGAACGAGGAACGATGATCAATCAAAAGATTATTTCTTTAGATGAAGTAGATCCCGATCAAGTGCCTTATTTTTCGATGATTTTGGTTCCCAGTCAAAGTCGTTTATAA